The Ignavibacteriales bacterium genome contains the following window.
CGGCGGCGGTGCGGTACATAATCCCAAAGATATTTATAATGTAATAAAAAATAGTGTGAAGGGTTGAGTGATGGCTGAAGATTTAATTGATGTAGATGAAAGTATGCCCACCAATACGGTGGAAGAATATTTGCGGATGGATCGTATGCCGCACATCTGGTGTCCCGGATGCGGTATTGGAACAACGGTAAATTGCTTCGCCCACGCGTTGGAACAAAGCAATTTGGATTTGCAGAAAGTTGCAATCGTTTCAGGTATCGGATGCACAGGTCGTGTAGCAGGATATATCAATTTAGATTCTTTCCACACCACCCACGGTCGGGCCATTCCATTCGCGACAGGTTTAAAGTTGGCAAATCCGGAATTGAAAGTTGTAGTATACAGCGGCGACGGCGATCTTACTGCCATCGGCGGTAATCATTTCATTCATGCCGCCCGCCGGAATGTTGATATGACAGTCATTCTCATCAACAATTTTATTTATGGAATGACAGGCGGTCAGGTTGCGCCGACAACACCTTTAACCGCGACAGCATCAACAACACCTCACGGAAATTTCGAAGATTCTTTTAATCTTCCATACCTTGCCGAATCGTGTGGAGCAGTTTACGTTGCAAGATGGACGGCATATCACGTCCGCCATACAACAAAAGCAATTAAGGAAGCTTTGGCTAAGAAAGGTTTCTCGTTTGTTGAGATCCTCGCGCCTTGTCCGACACTTTTCAGCAGGAGGAATAAATTGGGCGATGGTCTCGATCAGATGAAATATTTTAAAGAGCACAGCGAGATCAAGAATGATATCGACACAAAAACCGCTTCTTTAAGTTTCCAGGGAAAAATAACGGTGGGTAAATTTGTTGATAAAGAACGTCCGACATATCTTGACGCTATGAATGAATATTACGGAAAGAAATTCGGCGATAAATTCAAACCATATAACGGTTAAGGAAT
Protein-coding sequences here:
- a CDS encoding 2-oxoacid:ferredoxin oxidoreductase subunit beta, giving the protein MAEDLIDVDESMPTNTVEEYLRMDRMPHIWCPGCGIGTTVNCFAHALEQSNLDLQKVAIVSGIGCTGRVAGYINLDSFHTTHGRAIPFATGLKLANPELKVVVYSGDGDLTAIGGNHFIHAARRNVDMTVILINNFIYGMTGGQVAPTTPLTATASTTPHGNFEDSFNLPYLAESCGAVYVARWTAYHVRHTTKAIKEALAKKGFSFVEILAPCPTLFSRRNKLGDGLDQMKYFKEHSEIKNDIDTKTASLSFQGKITVGKFVDKERPTYLDAMNEYYGKKFGDKFKPYNG